A segment of the Panicum hallii strain FIL2 chromosome 1, PHallii_v3.1, whole genome shotgun sequence genome:
GCAAGCTTGAACACATTATGCATCTAAATCAGCACTTCCAAATTATCGTGAACGAGTAAGAGAAAAGAAGAATCTGATTACGATATTTGGGTGGTTACCTGCTATGTCATAGTgagcttccttgttgtagtcttcaacagAGTGACAAAGTTCTTGAATTTTTTCTTCATCTTGAACTCTAATACAAAGCAACATCTCATAATAAGCTATTCTAGAGAAGGACTGTGGATTCACATCCTTAAAGAATGCAGTGAACATCTCAAATTCCTCCAACAACCCCACATCGACAAGATACAAGAGGAATGGGCCATAAACATCTTGCTCAATAGTAAACCCCTTATCTCTCATGGTCTCAAAAAGGTGGTAAGCCCTGTAAATATACTCCACGGCGGAGTCAACATCCTTGCAAGCCCTCGCCTTGTCTAGACAAAGCCTAATCAATGAATTGAACTCCCTGACCCCTGTTTCCCTCCCCAGCTTTCCAAAAAATTCAATCGTCGACTCTGTGCCAAGCTTATTAGCGCACAACTGCATCAGCTTCGTGTAGCGGCGGCTCTCGACGTTTTTGAATATGTACTGTTTCTTCTTCTCCCTTGCCACCTCCCTCCTCCAATGCATCAGTGGGTCCCCCGATGGCGGTGACTTGAACCACTCAAAGTCCAGTATGTTGTTGCTAGTAGCAACCTCCCCAGTATCTTCCGAGTCCACTGGTGCTTCGGAGGGCGTCGCCTCTTCCGCGTCATCAGGCCCTGAGCATTGAACTAATGATAACTCACAGTCACAGCCACAGTTGGAACTGAAATTGTTGCAGGATTATATGGAAGTGCAATGGTACCATCTAGGACGGACATGAGCGCCTTGGTGAGAGCCTCAGGGGCATCATCCTCGTCTGCACAGGAGAAGGAACAAGGGTGAGAGCGGAGCCAGAGGCTAGTGCATATGGAAGAGAGGTAGAGAGAGAACGGAGATGGTAGTTCCCCCCATTGCTTGTTACCTAGGGCGTGGGCGTGAGCTTGGATGAGGGAGGACGGCAAGGTGGTCTTCTTCGAGGCCGCAGCCTGCTTGAGCCGCAGGAGGGAGGCCCGCGTGACGGCGGTGGCTGGggtgacggcggcgcggcggccggagaaGGGCCTCTTTAGGGTGCAGAGCTTCGGGGCAGCGACCGCAGTGTCGCCCTTggacgcggaggcggaggcggaggcggaggtcgCGGGCTtgggggcgacggcggcggtgatggCCGACttggaggcggaggaggcggcctGCTTGGTCGTCTCCAGGAGGCGCTTCCACATGGGTGCCGGTGCGGCGGTCGGAgaagacgccgccgccgccggtgcgtGATGCggcggccgattccggcgggcGCGAACGTGGGAGCGGCTCGGTGATGTGGAGATGGGCCGTTGCGGTTGGACGACCCAAATGGGTCCGAATTCCGAACCCACCTTGCCTAGCGCTGCGGAGCATgtgaaagaaaagaaatgtgCCCAATTTTCCAATGAATTTAGATTTTATAATTCCATTTTTTGTGAATTTTATATGATCATCCCAACTCATACATATATGTCCCGAATTTCAAATTTGTTAGCACCAACCTCCAAACATTCCAGGAGATAGTCATGCAGATGCTTGTAAAAGGGGTTTAACAACTGGTGTTGTGGGCGCGCCTAGAAAAGATTGCCTCCTCTATCGAGCAAACAATCTTTTCACCGCAAACGTCGCCGTGAAGCTTCAAGTTGGAACTCCATCTGCACACCGAATAGGTCATTTTAGTTGAAGCTTCAAGTTGAATAGGTCATCCATTCCGAGCGTAGGTCGTTTAGTTTTGTTACAAAACCAAAACGATCAACACTTATATATCGAAGCTTATCAAAAAAATTCTATATCGAAAACATGTCTAGATTTTTGTTGAAACAGACTTGCTAAACATATGACAGTCGTAGCAATTCCATACAGTATATATTTCAGTCTGTCGAAACTGTTCCAAAAGGAGGTGATCAAATGTGTAGGGTAGATGGTGTCGATGAAAAAGAAACGTCAATCTTCCCGTTAACAAAAAGAAAAGCATTAGCTGCTTCAAAACTTTCCAAGGCACAAAACAGATACAATGGCACCGAAACTGAGAATTTGCAGGGTAGACGAGTACGTGGCCTTAGATGATCTCACAAAGTATACATACAGTATTGGGACACCGACCTCAGCAATCCAACATACATATGAACATTGctaaaaaaatttatatacaGGTCGAAGCATCAGTCTACAAAATTTGTTTCGGCCATTCAGCTCAGTTACCAAAAAAAAGAATGACATTAGATGTCCAGAATCTGCTATTTTCATCTATATACATTCGCACCAATAAGAAAATAGCCTTAGACATCGTCAAAAGTATTTGTTGGCATTTCAGTGCAAGCTGGTTGCATTTGATGTGCCCGAGTAACTAAATTTACAGACCGTCCACATCTTATGTTTGAAGACACCTTTGTCCCAGTAGCAGTCCAGCAGACAACCCAGTCTTTACCGAATAAAAAGGAAATTATATAATATATCTTCTACCAATCTTCTGTTTCTTCCAAGATGAATTTGTTCCAACATAACTAACTTGCCTCTCATACCTCCAAGCATTTGTATCAGACTTATGAACAGGAGCTTGCAGTCCTGTAACCTCTTGAACTCTTCTTTTCTTCAAGTCCCTGATTCCTGCTTCATTAACACAACCAGCCTTCAGATTTCCCCTGCAAGCTTGTCCCTCTAACCTCTGATCCATAGCAACAGCATCTGAATTATGATTTATGTGTGTTTGCTGGTATGGATTCTCTTCACATGTTCGCCTTGCTGACCTGCTGGTAGACTTCTTGCCAAATGACTTGATTTCTGCTTCATTAACACGAGCAGTCTTCAGAATGCCCTGGTAAGATTGTTCCCCTAACCTCTGATCCAAGTTATGATTTATGTGTTTTCGCTTATACATATTCTCTTCATACCTTCGCGGATACTGATTCTCTTCATACATTGCTGACCTGCCGGTGGACTTGTCATCAAATGAACTGCCGAAAGGCACATATCCATAAGCTTCTGTATTGCTATTGCTAAAGCTTCTCCTTGAAAATTGTGTATGCTTCAGAGGAGGATCTGGAGTGCTTAGTATCTGCTGTTTATCTGTTGGAGTTGGAGCTGGTATCGCCTTGATCTTCTGTTTAACCATTGGAGTTGGAATTGGAGTCGGCTTGATGTGTTGTTTATCCATCGGAGTTGGAAGTGGAGATGGCTTGACCTGATGTTTATCCATCAGAGTCGGAGTTGGAGTCTGCTTGATCAGCTGTTTATTCATCGGAGTCGGAGTCGCGTTGATCTGCTGTTTATTTGTTGGAGGCGGAGTTAGATTTGGAGTCGGCTTGATCTGATGTTTACCTGTCGGAGTAGAAGTTGCCACTGGCTTGATAACAGGACCCATTGAGTGTGGGTCCCTTTTCCTAAATAACTCAGTCATTTGCTGTATAACATCTGCAGGTGTAATTGATCGTCAGACATGACAGAAAACTGATGGAACTGAGAAATAAACTAATAAAGTTAAAATGAATGCCAAGAAAAAACTACTTCTT
Coding sequences within it:
- the LOC112888988 gene encoding cyclin-T1-1-like encodes the protein MGAAWEEGGERSRSWYLSREEIERDSPSRRDGVGAAKEAELRATYCSFIRDVCIRLQLPQITIATAILLCHRFYLRQSHAKNEWQTVATVCIFLASKIEDTPCSLKSVVIVAYETMYRKNTDAAKRIHQEEVLAKQKSLILVGETLLLSTIRFDFNILHPYEALKLALKNLGISQKEVRQGAMSIINDTLPTTLVVQFKPHFIAAGSLFLAAKFHNFILPSKNGRVWWNEFDVAPKQLQDVIQQMTELFRKRDPHSMGPVIKPVATSTPTGKHQIKPTPNLTPPPTNKQQINATPTPMNKQLIKQTPTPTLMDKHQVKPSPLPTPMDKQHIKPTPIPTPMVKQKIKAIPAPTPTDKQQILSTPDPPLKHTQFSRRSFSNSNTEAYGYVPFGSSFDDKSTGRSAMYEENQYPRRYEENMYKRKHINHNLDQRLGEQSYQGILKTARVNEAEIKSFGKKSTSRSARRTCEENPYQQTHINHNSDAVAMDQRLEGQACRGNLKAGCVNEAGIRDLKKRRVQEVTGLQAPVHKSDTNAWRYERQVSYVGTNSSWKKQKIGRRYII